One part of the Euzebyales bacterium genome encodes these proteins:
- a CDS encoding HAD family phosphatase, translated as MTPAEHEAVVFDLGGVLLDWSPTHLLAADDVVALDIDGVQRELDLGRPVEQVRAHWRTAHPGRTASLDRYFDEWHRTVAGPIDDVVAILTELRETPVGLYALSNFSGELFRQARPRFAFLEWFDGMVISGDEGVVKPDTRIYQVLVDRFGLTPSRTVFIDDREDNVAAARAAGLVGIHFRSADELRTALRRLDLL; from the coding sequence ATGACGCCAGCCGAACACGAGGCAGTCGTCTTCGACCTCGGCGGCGTCCTGCTGGACTGGAGCCCGACCCACCTGCTCGCGGCCGACGATGTGGTCGCCCTCGACATCGACGGCGTGCAGCGCGAGCTGGACCTGGGGAGGCCGGTCGAGCAGGTGCGCGCACACTGGCGGACCGCGCACCCAGGCCGCACCGCCAGCCTCGACCGCTACTTCGACGAGTGGCACCGCACGGTCGCGGGGCCGATCGACGACGTCGTCGCGATCCTGACCGAGCTGCGTGAGACGCCGGTCGGACTGTACGCGCTGTCGAACTTCTCCGGTGAGCTGTTCCGACAGGCAAGGCCACGGTTCGCCTTCCTGGAGTGGTTCGACGGCATGGTGATCTCGGGTGACGAGGGCGTCGTGAAGCCCGACACCCGGATCTATCAGGTACTCGTCGACCGGTTCGGGCTGACCCCATCGCGGACAGTGTTCATCGATGACCGGGAGGACAACGTCGCGGCGGCGCGGGCGGCCGGGCTGGTGGGCATCCACTTCCGGTCCGCCGACGAGCTGCGGACCGCGCTGCGCCGACTCGACCTGTTGTAG
- a CDS encoding cation diffusion facilitator family transporter: MAAGGSTRAIIAALLANLGIATAKFVGFLLTRASSMLAESIHSLADSGNQGLLLLGGRRAQRQPTARHPFGYGRERYFWAFVVSVVLFALGSLFALYEGIEKLRHPHELASPQIAAGILAAGIVLEAFSFRTAVVEAEHVKGRESWWSFVRHSRNPELPVVLLEDLGAMIGLVIALIAVGLATITGDPTWDAYGTILIGLLLGLISVVLAIEMKSLLLGESALPAQVDRIVDAITGTDDIRALVHLQTQHLGPDELLVAGKVQLAEDLDFDEVVTAIDEAERRVRAAVPIARVIYLEPDHAPTDPAEGAATAGDADLAT; encoded by the coding sequence ATGGCAGCAGGAGGCAGCACCAGGGCGATCATCGCGGCCCTGCTGGCAAACCTCGGGATCGCGACCGCGAAGTTCGTCGGCTTCCTGCTGACCAGGGCGAGCTCGATGCTCGCCGAGTCGATCCACTCGCTGGCCGACTCGGGCAACCAGGGACTGCTGCTGCTCGGCGGCCGACGCGCACAGCGCCAACCGACGGCGCGGCACCCGTTCGGCTACGGCCGTGAGCGCTACTTCTGGGCGTTCGTCGTGTCGGTGGTGCTGTTCGCGCTCGGCTCGCTGTTCGCACTGTACGAGGGCATCGAGAAGCTGCGCCATCCCCACGAGCTGGCCTCGCCCCAGATCGCCGCTGGCATCCTGGCCGCGGGCATCGTGCTCGAGGCGTTCAGCTTCCGCACGGCGGTCGTCGAGGCGGAGCACGTCAAGGGACGGGAGTCGTGGTGGTCGTTCGTGCGCCACTCCCGCAACCCCGAGCTGCCGGTCGTCCTGCTCGAGGACCTCGGTGCCATGATCGGGCTGGTCATCGCGTTGATCGCCGTCGGCCTCGCCACGATCACCGGTGACCCGACCTGGGACGCGTACGGCACGATCCTCATCGGGCTCCTGCTGGGACTGATCTCGGTCGTCCTCGCGATCGAGATGAAGAGCCTGCTGCTCGGCGAGAGCGCGCTGCCGGCGCAGGTCGACCGGATCGTCGACGCGATCACGGGTACCGACGACATCCGCGCGCTGGTCCACCTGCAGACCCAGCACCTCGGGCCGGACGAACTGCTCGTCGCCGGCAAGGTGCAGCTGGCCGAGGACCTGGACTTCGACGAGGTCGTCACGGCGATCGACGAGGCCGAGCGGCGCGTCCGCGCGGCCGTGCCGATCGCGCGCGTCATCTACCTCGAGCCCGATCACGCACCGACGGATCCAGCCGAAGGCGCGGCCACTGCGGGCGATGCGGACCTCGCGACATGA
- a CDS encoding glycerol-3-phosphate dehydrogenase/oxidase, whose amino-acid sequence MPLSPVPLSPDHRAESLRRMADEVVDVLVIGGGVVGTGAAVDAATRGQSVALVEQRDFASGTSSRSSKLIHGGLRYLEQYNFGLVREALHERALLLRTLCPHLVHPVPFLFPLRNRVWERAYIGAGILLYDLLAGVNAAVPRHRHLSHRRALQVAPSLREDALIGAIQYYDAQVDDARHTMMLARTAATYGAAVATSVRVTDLVRDGDRVTGASARDLESGDELTIRASHVINATGVWTDEINKMLGGRTNFEVRPSKGIHIVIPRERLRLETGLITKTEKSVLFIIPWGSHWVIGTTDTDWKLDRSQPAATRSDVQYVLDHVNEWVDDPVTVDDIEGVFAGLRPLLAEDPSASTASLSREHSVVQPVPGLTVIAGGKYTTYRVMAKDAVDAAVRTMPRAVPESVTDKVRLVGAEGYHALQNGRSQLAARSGLHVAVIDHLLGRYGSLIADILALIEERPELAEPLPGASEYLRAEAAYATSAEGGLHLEDVLERRTRISFEVPDSGLEAAPVVANLMGEVLGWDEQTREHELELYRARVQAAQAALRESTDEAAVAVSAEAPDARAGV is encoded by the coding sequence ATGCCTCTGTCGCCCGTCCCGCTGAGTCCTGATCATCGTGCCGAGAGCCTGCGGCGCATGGCCGACGAGGTCGTCGACGTCCTCGTCATCGGCGGCGGTGTGGTCGGCACCGGGGCCGCGGTCGATGCCGCCACGCGCGGCCAGTCGGTCGCGCTGGTCGAGCAGCGCGACTTCGCCTCGGGCACGTCGAGCCGGTCGAGCAAGCTGATCCACGGTGGGCTGCGCTACCTCGAGCAGTACAACTTCGGGTTGGTCCGCGAGGCACTGCATGAGCGGGCACTGCTGCTGCGGACCCTGTGCCCCCACCTGGTCCACCCCGTCCCGTTCCTGTTCCCCCTGCGCAACCGGGTGTGGGAGCGGGCCTACATTGGTGCCGGCATCCTGCTGTACGACCTGCTGGCCGGCGTCAACGCGGCCGTCCCACGACACCGGCACCTATCGCACCGTCGGGCGCTGCAGGTCGCGCCGTCGCTGCGTGAGGACGCGCTGATCGGTGCCATCCAGTACTACGACGCGCAGGTCGACGACGCCCGCCACACGATGATGCTCGCCAGGACCGCCGCCACCTACGGTGCCGCCGTGGCGACGAGCGTGCGCGTCACCGACCTCGTGCGCGACGGCGACAGGGTGACGGGCGCCTCGGCCCGCGACCTGGAGTCCGGCGACGAGCTGACGATCCGCGCATCCCATGTCATCAACGCCACCGGTGTGTGGACCGACGAGATCAACAAGATGCTCGGCGGGCGGACGAACTTCGAGGTGCGACCCTCGAAGGGCATCCACATCGTGATCCCCCGCGAGCGGCTGCGGCTCGAGACCGGGTTGATCACCAAGACCGAGAAGAGCGTGCTGTTCATCATCCCGTGGGGCTCCCACTGGGTCATCGGGACCACCGACACGGACTGGAAGCTCGACCGGTCGCAGCCGGCCGCGACCAGGAGCGATGTCCAGTACGTGCTGGACCACGTCAACGAATGGGTCGACGACCCGGTGACCGTCGACGACATCGAGGGCGTCTTCGCCGGTCTGCGTCCGCTGCTCGCCGAGGACCCGTCGGCCAGCACGGCCTCGCTCAGCCGTGAGCACTCCGTCGTGCAGCCCGTCCCGGGGCTCACCGTCATCGCCGGTGGCAAGTACACGACGTACCGGGTGATGGCCAAGGATGCCGTCGACGCCGCGGTCCGCACCATGCCACGGGCCGTGCCGGAGTCGGTGACCGACAAGGTCCGCCTCGTGGGCGCCGAGGGATACCACGCGCTGCAGAACGGCCGTTCGCAGCTCGCGGCCCGCAGCGGCCTGCACGTCGCCGTGATCGACCACCTGCTGGGGCGCTACGGCTCGCTGATCGCCGACATCCTCGCGCTGATCGAGGAGCGCCCGGAGCTGGCCGAGCCGCTGCCCGGTGCCAGCGAGTACCTGCGGGCGGAGGCCGCCTACGCCACCAGCGCCGAGGGCGGGCTGCACCTCGAGGACGTGCTCGAGCGGCGCACGCGCATCTCGTTCGAGGTCCCCGACAGCGGCCTCGAGGCGGCACCAGTCGTCGCCAACCTGATGGGAGAGGTGCTGGGCTGGGACGAGCAGACGAGGGAGCACGAGCTGGAGCTGTACCGCGCGCGGGTGCAGGCCGCGCAGGCTGCCCTTCGAGAGTCGACCGACGAGGCTGCCGTCGCGGTCAGCGCCGAGGCGCCAGACGCGCGCGCCGGGGTCTGA